Proteins encoded by one window of Lates calcarifer isolate ASB-BC8 linkage group LG5, TLL_Latcal_v3, whole genome shotgun sequence:
- the LOC127142451 gene encoding uncharacterized protein LOC127142451 — protein sequence MFFILLVVSLMSFLHDFHVSSCDENCADKPVFTPSRLVVKHGDPTSATCSVKDVYEIFNLERSLGDLKTNGTEILWKVEKMTEWDPFVMCYYELADHQCCSKLPLTVYKPPDNVSISFRNHSGPLLEGHQYTLQCEVHNVAPVENLIVTFYRGQTAVGQLQSNNTGKKPVTEIFTLNINTRKEDDGVQYRCEAKLQLGPEGPQPPIVLSSHQRIRATVLCESDSKQTHTSVFSQEVKLFICMTPSTSSTPTPSFSMCFMFLLFSLV from the exons ATGTTTTTCATCCTTCTGGTTGTTTCTTTGATGAGTTTTCTGCATGACTTCCATGTCTCCAGTTGTG atgAAAACTGTGCAGATAAACCTGTGTTCACACCGTCCAGACTGGTAGTGAAACATGGTGACCCAACCTCTGCCACCTGCTCTGTAAAAGATGTTTATGAGATTTTTAATTTGGAAAGATCTCTGGGAGACCTTAAAACAAATGGAACAGAAATTTTATGGAAGgttgaaaaaatgactgaatgggACCCATTTGTCATGTGCTATTATGAACTTGCTGATCACCAGTGTTGCAGCAAGCTGCCTTTAACTGTGTATA agcctccagacAATGTGTCCATCAGCTTTAGGAATCACTCTGGACCGTTGTTAGAGGGTCATCAGtacactctgcagtgtgaagtacacaacgttgctcctgttgaaaacctcattgtgaccttctacagaggacagacagcagtgggtcaactacagtccaacaacacagggaagaaaccagtgactgagatcttCACTCTGAACATCAACACCAGAAAAGAAGATGATGGAGTCCAGTACAGGTGTGAAGCCAAACTGCAACTGGGACCTGAAGGACCACAGCCCCCTATAGTGCTGTCATCACATCAACGTATCCGTGCCACTGTCCTCTGTGAGTctgacagcaaacaaacacacacctcagtttTCAGCCAAGAAGTAAAACTTTTCATATGTATGACTCCCAGTACCAGTTCCACACCGACTCCCAGCTTCAGTATgtgcttcatgtttttattattctctctggtttga